Below is a genomic region from Mycolicibacter hiberniae.
GGCACCGATTTTCGCTGCCCCGGGCCTGTTCCGACCGCCCTACCCTGGCGGTCGGTCGGTGCTGCCACTGACGTCCCCCGCGGGTACTGCGGCCGCAACCACAGATCCTGCGAAGGCTTAACACGAACACAGAAGCTACGACCGTCCATCAGTCAACCACGTTCATCGCCCTGAGGACAGACTGCGGTGCCGAAATTTCGGCCGAAGGGTGAACAATACGGCGGCGGGCAATGGCAGCGGGCAATGGAGGAAGTGACATATGACGGCGAATTTCGGCGGCGAATTGCTGGCCTCCGCGCTCGCCGGGGTCGAGGCGGGAGAAGATCCGCTGCGTCACGTCGCCAACCTGCCGGCATCGTCAGGCCGTGCGTGCGGCTGGCCGGACTGGGCCGATCCCGATGTGGTCGCCGCCTTCACCGGGCGCGGGATCGAGGCCCTGTGGTCGCACCAGTCGGCGGCCGCCGATCTGGCACACGCCGGACGTCATGTGGTGATCAGCACCGGCACCGCGTCGGGGAAATCCCTGGCCTACCAGCTGCCGGTACTGCAGGCCCTGGCGGCCGATCCCCGTGCCCGGGCGCTCTATCTGTCGCCGACCAAGGCGCTGGGCCACGATCAGCTGCGCACGGCGAACGCGCTGACCACGGCGATTCCGCGCCTGTGCGCTGCGGGCGGCGCCGTGGCACCGGTGGCCTACGACGGCGACAGCGCCGCCGAGATCCGCCGGTTCGCCCGCGAGCGGTCCCGCTGGGTGTTCTCCAATCCGGACATGATTCATCTGTCGCTGCTGCGCAACCACACTCGCTGGGCAGCGTTCCTGCGCGGGCTGCGGTTCGTGATCGTCGACGAATGCCACTACTACCGGGGGATCTTCGGATCGCACGTCGCGATGGTGCTGCGACGGCTGCTGCGCCTGTGCGAGCGGTACGCCCCGCCGGGGGCCACGCTGCCCGCGGGCCCGACGGTGATCTTCGCCAGTGCCACCACGGCGGCTCCGGGCGCCAGCGCGTCCGCGCTGATCGGGCAACCCGTCGCCGAGGTCACCGAGGACGGCTCGCCGCACGGGGCCCGGACGGTGGCCCTGTGGGAGCCGGCCCTGCGCACCGACCTGACCGGTGAGAACGGCGCGCCGGTGCGCCGCGCCGCCGGTAGCGAGGCAGCCCGCGTGATGGCCGACCTGATCGCCGAGGGGGCCCGCACCCTGACCTTCGTGCGGTCGCGGCGGGGCGCGGAACTGACCGCGCTCGCGGCGCGCACCCGGTTGGAGTCGATCGCCCCGGCCCTGGCCGGCAAGGTCGCCTCTTACCGCGCGGGGTATCTGGCCGAGGATCGCCGCGCCCTGGAGCGCGCATTGGCCGACGGTCAGTTGTACGGCCTGGCCACCACCAACGCCTTGGAGCTCGGAGTGGACATCGCCGGGTTGGACGCGGTGGTGATCGCCGGGTTTCCGGGCACCGTGACGTCGTTCTGGCAGCAGGCCGGCCGATCGGGCCGGCGGGGTCAGACGGCGCTGATCGTGCTGGTCGCCCGCGACGACCCCCTGGACACCTATCTGGTGCACCACCCCGAGGCGCTGCTGGGCCGGCCCATCGAGCAGGTGGTGATCGATCCGGCCAACCCGTATGTGTTGGGGCCGCAGCTGCTGTGCGCTGCCGCCGAATTGCCGCTGACGGCCCGCGAAGTGGCCCGGCTGGGGGCCGAGCAGGTGGCCGACGCCCTGGTGGCCGACGGGCTGTTGCGGCGGCGATCCGACCGCTACTTCCCCGCCCCCGGACTCGAGCCGCATGCCGCGGTGGAGATCCGCGGCTCGGCCGGTGGTCAGGTCGCGATCGTGGAGGCCGACACCGGCCGGCTGCTGGGTGGCGTCGACGCCGGGCAGGCGCCCGCGACGGTGCACACCGGCGCGGTGTATTTGCATCAGGGCGAGAGTTATCTGGTCGATTCACTCGACACCGAGCGGCAGATCGCGTTCGTGCACGCCGAGGACCCGGGTTACGCCACCTTCGCTCGCGAGATCACCGACATCGCCGTGACCGGCGAGGGCGAACGCGCCTGGTTCGGGCCGGTCAGCCTCGGCCTGCTGCCGGTGACGGTGACCCGGCAGATCGTCGGATATCTCCGGCGGCTACCGACCGGGGAGGTGCTGGACTTCATCGACCTGGACGTGCCCCCGGCGACGCTGCCGACCACGGCGGTGGTCTACAGCATCACCCCCCAGGCGCTGGCCGACTGCGGAGTCGCCGAGAACGCCATCCCCGGGGCGTTGCACGCCGCCGAACATGCGGCCATCGGCCTGCTGCCCCTGGTGGCCAGCTGCGACCGCGGCGACATCGGCGGACTGTCCACCGCCCTGGGACCCGACTCGCTGGGCAGCCTGCCCAGCGTCTTCGTCTACGACGGCCATCCGGGCGGGGCGGGTTTCGCCGAGCGGGGGTTCCGCGCTGCGGCGACCTGGCTGACCGCCACCGCGGAGGCCATTGAATCCTGCGAATGCCCGCATGGTTGTCCTTCGTGCGTGCAATCGCCCAAGTGCGGCAACGGAAACGATCCCTTGGACAAGGACGGCGCGGTACGTGTGCTGCGCCTGGTGCTGGGCGCGCTCGACGGTCCCACCGGGTGACTCTGGGAGTCGGCCGACCCCCCGAACGGCCGACTCCCCCGAGCCCTCACCCGACAGTGGCGCCGCGCAGGCGTCACCACGCAAGAACAAGCGGGACAGTAAGACGAACGGTCGAGAAAAGCGATCCGCTCCCAATCCGGCAGATACCGGATGCGCTGCTAAGTTACCGCCTGCGCCGGACGCTGTGCAACTCGGACGAGCGGCGGACGGTGTGATACTTACGCAGAAGTAGGAAAATAGTTCGCTAATAGCGCAGGTAAAGCCACGCTAGTCGTACTATTTTCGATTATGACGCGCGATTGGCTGCTGGTGGAGACGCTCGGAAGTGAACCGTCAGTCGTCGCACAGGGTCGCCAGCTCAAGAACCTGGTACCGCTCACCCAGTTCCTGCGGCGCAGCCCTCACCTGGCGGCGATCCAGACCGCGATCGCGGAATCGGCGCGCAGCGGGCAGAGTCTGGCCAGCATCACACCGCGACGCGATCGGGT
It encodes:
- a CDS encoding DEAD/DEAH box helicase, which translates into the protein MTANFGGELLASALAGVEAGEDPLRHVANLPASSGRACGWPDWADPDVVAAFTGRGIEALWSHQSAAADLAHAGRHVVISTGTASGKSLAYQLPVLQALAADPRARALYLSPTKALGHDQLRTANALTTAIPRLCAAGGAVAPVAYDGDSAAEIRRFARERSRWVFSNPDMIHLSLLRNHTRWAAFLRGLRFVIVDECHYYRGIFGSHVAMVLRRLLRLCERYAPPGATLPAGPTVIFASATTAAPGASASALIGQPVAEVTEDGSPHGARTVALWEPALRTDLTGENGAPVRRAAGSEAARVMADLIAEGARTLTFVRSRRGAELTALAARTRLESIAPALAGKVASYRAGYLAEDRRALERALADGQLYGLATTNALELGVDIAGLDAVVIAGFPGTVTSFWQQAGRSGRRGQTALIVLVARDDPLDTYLVHHPEALLGRPIEQVVIDPANPYVLGPQLLCAAAELPLTAREVARLGAEQVADALVADGLLRRRSDRYFPAPGLEPHAAVEIRGSAGGQVAIVEADTGRLLGGVDAGQAPATVHTGAVYLHQGESYLVDSLDTERQIAFVHAEDPGYATFAREITDIAVTGEGERAWFGPVSLGLLPVTVTRQIVGYLRRLPTGEVLDFIDLDVPPATLPTTAVVYSITPQALADCGVAENAIPGALHAAEHAAIGLLPLVASCDRGDIGGLSTALGPDSLGSLPSVFVYDGHPGGAGFAERGFRAAATWLTATAEAIESCECPHGCPSCVQSPKCGNGNDPLDKDGAVRVLRLVLGALDGPTG